The Amycolatopsis sp. DG1A-15b genome window below encodes:
- a CDS encoding WYL domain-containing protein, with protein MRASRLVSLLLLLQNRGRMSAARLAAELGVTARTVYRDVEALAAAGVPIYAEGGPNGGYQLMDGYRTRLTGLTEGEAGSLFLTGLPQPAAELGLGAQVAAAELKLMAALPTPYRDASVRIRQRFHLDAPGWYREADPVPQLLAAAEALWQDRVVEVRYRRWSPTPGVVTRRLHPLGLVLKAGVWYLVAGPEPRTYRVGNIEEFRALDEHFTRPAGFDLADFWRAHVERYEESEAGETAVVRLSPAGIAALPDILGPRAARLAGRTLEPADAEGWQRAEVPLESVPHAAAGLLRLGADAQVLAPAELVAHMGTTIRAMARLYPGPEPG; from the coding sequence GTGCGCGCGAGCCGGCTGGTGTCCCTGCTGCTGTTGCTGCAGAACCGGGGGAGGATGAGCGCCGCCCGGCTGGCGGCGGAGCTCGGCGTGACCGCGCGGACCGTGTACCGGGACGTCGAAGCGCTCGCCGCCGCCGGTGTCCCGATCTACGCCGAAGGCGGTCCGAACGGCGGCTACCAGCTGATGGACGGCTACCGGACCCGGCTGACCGGGCTGACCGAAGGCGAAGCCGGGTCCCTGTTCCTCACCGGGCTGCCGCAACCGGCCGCCGAGCTGGGGCTGGGTGCCCAGGTGGCCGCCGCCGAGCTCAAGCTGATGGCCGCGCTGCCGACGCCGTACCGCGACGCGTCGGTGCGGATCCGGCAGCGGTTCCACCTCGACGCGCCCGGCTGGTACCGCGAAGCGGATCCGGTGCCGCAGCTGCTCGCGGCCGCGGAAGCGCTGTGGCAGGACCGGGTCGTCGAGGTCCGGTACCGCCGCTGGTCGCCCACGCCCGGTGTCGTGACGCGGCGGCTGCACCCGCTCGGCCTGGTCCTCAAGGCCGGCGTCTGGTACCTCGTCGCCGGGCCCGAGCCGCGGACCTACCGCGTCGGCAACATCGAGGAGTTCCGGGCGCTCGACGAGCACTTCACCCGGCCGGCCGGCTTCGACCTGGCGGATTTCTGGCGCGCGCACGTCGAACGGTACGAGGAGAGCGAAGCGGGGGAGACCGCCGTCGTGCGCCTGTCGCCCGCCGGGATCGCCGCCCTGCCGGACATCCTCGGCCCGCGAGCGGCGCGGCTCGCGGGGCGCACGCTCGAACCCGCGGACGCCGAAGGCTGGCAGCGCGCGGAAGTCCCGCTGGAAAGCGTGCCCCACGCGGCCGCCGGGCTGCTGCGGCTCGGCGCGGACGCACAGGTGCTGGCGCCCGCGGAACTGGTGGCACACATGGGAACCACGATCCGCGCGATGGCGCGGCTGTACCCGGGTCCGGAACCCGGCTAG
- a CDS encoding FAD-dependent oxidoreductase, producing MAARPRVVVVGSGLLGCALADELTERGWTDVTVLGADADDHPGLVFRTHADRTLTAFAQYTVEKYSGLDGQWCFNPVGSLEVATSPERLEDLKQHHGWATSWGVRGYLRTPRECVDLHPLLDEARVLGGFHVPGDGLLHAPRAAEAQARRAKARGARFAAEEVTAIERSGGRVTGVVTAAGRFRADVVVSCAGEFAGLDVPQVPVTHEYLLTSPLPELAGHNDEHVQAGKPVLRHLDTGMYVREHVDRLGAGVAVVADLLPALRDADVETTTTVTLPGTPDGRPLLGEHPDIDGFWVAGAVRPEHSAGVARELARWLVDGQPSLALHGCDLARFARFSRFSPEPVRAGPFHERQIALGAHFGSADGWARPERYSAEVAAEATVARERVAMFDLTSEPRLAVTGPGALPFLQAMTTSELAKAPGTVTETLLLGEDGGVRGCLTVARLGDERFHVGAGGRLDFAWLRRHLPRDGTVQIHETTPGTCCLGLWGPLAGEVLPELSTTDFSAEETSVGAVPVVALRLSTVGEPGWELHTTADFGRHLWDTLRDRGVAVAGHRARTSLRLEAGVPAPGVDFTTEHDPYEAGLGSAVRMDKGYFLGRDALAGRSAATVSRRLTRLTTGSVVAGGDPVYVDGRPAGYVTSAGYGHTTGKAIAYAWLPVEYSGFRTPVEVGHFGTRVPGRVA from the coding sequence ATGGCAGCACGGCCCCGGGTGGTCGTCGTCGGCTCCGGCCTGCTCGGCTGCGCGCTGGCCGACGAGCTGACCGAGCGCGGCTGGACCGACGTCACCGTCCTGGGCGCCGACGCGGACGACCACCCGGGCCTGGTGTTCCGCACCCACGCCGACCGCACGCTGACGGCGTTCGCCCAGTACACCGTCGAGAAGTACAGCGGGCTCGACGGCCAGTGGTGCTTCAACCCGGTGGGCAGCCTCGAAGTCGCGACGTCGCCGGAGCGGCTCGAGGACCTGAAGCAGCACCACGGCTGGGCGACGTCGTGGGGCGTGCGCGGCTACCTGCGCACGCCCCGCGAGTGCGTCGACCTGCACCCGCTGCTCGACGAAGCCCGGGTCCTCGGCGGCTTCCACGTCCCCGGCGACGGCCTGCTGCACGCGCCGCGCGCGGCCGAAGCCCAGGCCCGGCGGGCCAAAGCCCGCGGAGCCCGGTTCGCCGCCGAGGAGGTCACGGCGATCGAGCGCAGCGGCGGCCGCGTCACCGGGGTCGTCACCGCGGCCGGGCGGTTCCGCGCCGACGTCGTCGTGTCGTGCGCCGGCGAGTTCGCCGGCCTGGACGTGCCGCAGGTGCCCGTGACCCACGAGTACCTGCTGACGTCACCACTGCCGGAACTGGCCGGGCACAACGACGAACACGTGCAGGCGGGCAAGCCCGTGCTGCGCCACCTCGACACCGGGATGTACGTCCGCGAGCACGTCGACCGGCTCGGCGCCGGGGTGGCCGTCGTCGCCGACCTGCTGCCCGCACTCCGCGACGCCGACGTCGAAACCACCACGACGGTGACGCTTCCCGGCACCCCGGACGGGCGGCCGCTGCTGGGCGAGCACCCGGACATCGACGGTTTCTGGGTCGCCGGAGCCGTCCGGCCCGAGCACTCCGCCGGTGTCGCGCGCGAACTGGCGCGCTGGCTCGTCGACGGGCAGCCGTCGCTGGCCCTGCACGGCTGCGACCTCGCCCGGTTCGCTCGGTTCTCCCGGTTTTCTCCGGAGCCGGTCCGCGCCGGCCCCTTCCACGAACGGCAGATCGCGCTGGGTGCGCACTTCGGCTCCGCGGACGGCTGGGCGCGGCCGGAGCGGTATTCGGCCGAGGTGGCCGCCGAAGCGACGGTCGCCCGCGAGCGCGTCGCGATGTTCGACCTGACGTCCGAGCCGCGGCTGGCCGTCACCGGCCCCGGCGCGCTGCCGTTCCTACAGGCCATGACGACGAGCGAGCTCGCGAAAGCGCCGGGCACGGTGACGGAAACGCTGCTGCTCGGCGAGGACGGCGGCGTACGCGGCTGCCTGACCGTGGCCCGCCTCGGCGACGAGCGGTTCCACGTCGGCGCCGGCGGGCGGCTCGATTTCGCCTGGCTGCGACGGCATCTCCCGCGCGACGGCACGGTGCAGATCCACGAGACCACCCCCGGCACGTGCTGCCTCGGCCTGTGGGGGCCGCTCGCCGGCGAAGTCCTCCCGGAACTGTCCACAACGGACTTTTCGGCCGAAGAGACGTCCGTCGGGGCCGTCCCGGTCGTCGCCCTGCGACTGTCCACAGTGGGCGAACCGGGCTGGGAACTGCACACGACGGCGGATTTCGGGCGTCACCTGTGGGACACGCTCCGGGACCGCGGCGTGGCCGTCGCCGGCCACCGGGCCCGCACCAGCCTGCGGCTCGAGGCCGGCGTCCCGGCACCCGGCGTCGACTTCACGACCGAGCACGACCCGTACGAGGCCGGCCTCGGTTCCGCGGTCCGGATGGACAAGGGCTACTTCCTCGGCCGCGACGCGCTGGCGGGCCGTTCGGCGGCGACGGTGAGCCGTCGGCTGACCCGGCTGACGACCGGAAGTGTCGTCGCGGGCGGGGATCCGGTGTACGTCGACGGCCGCCCGGCCGGGTACGTCACCAGCGCCGGGTACGGCCACACCACGGGCAAAGCCATCGCGTACGCCTGGCTTCCCGTGGAATACAGCGGGTTCCGGACACCGGTGGAGGTCGGGCACTTCGGCACGCGCGTCCCGGGGAGGGTGGCATGA
- the solA gene encoding N-methyl-L-tryptophan oxidase — translation MTHYDVIVVGLGGMGSAAAYRLAQRGQRVLGVDQFAPVHNRGSSHGGSRITRQAYLEGPEYVPLLLRAHELWAGLERDSGRRLFTRCGGIMVGAAESRTITGSTASAHAFDIPHELLDAAEIRRRFPTMAPAPHEVALYEPGAGLVSPEGSVAAHLQLAARCGAELHHEEKVFTWSTTAGGVRVGTSHHYYTADRLVLCPGAWAGELLRGFGIAFTVRRQVQYWFAPSGGIEPFREHPVYLWEGDGYTFYGFPAHNAPADGVKVAFHGGGRTCTPDGIDRAVSGDEVHEIAAAVKRHLPTLPGAFLRAATCMYTDTADESFVLAPHPAEERVVLACGFSGHGFKFAPVVGEILADLVVDGTTAHPIAQFDPARLLP, via the coding sequence ATGACGCACTACGACGTGATCGTCGTCGGCCTCGGCGGGATGGGCAGCGCCGCGGCGTACCGGCTGGCGCAGCGCGGGCAGCGGGTGCTGGGCGTCGACCAGTTCGCGCCGGTGCACAACCGCGGGTCGAGCCACGGCGGTTCGCGGATCACGCGCCAGGCGTACCTCGAAGGCCCCGAGTACGTGCCGCTGCTGCTGCGGGCCCACGAACTGTGGGCCGGTCTCGAGCGCGACAGCGGGCGGCGGCTGTTCACCCGCTGCGGCGGGATCATGGTCGGCGCGGCGGAGTCGCGGACGATCACCGGCAGCACGGCGTCGGCTCACGCCTTCGACATCCCGCACGAGCTCCTGGACGCGGCGGAGATCCGGCGCCGGTTCCCGACGATGGCGCCGGCTCCGCACGAGGTCGCGCTGTACGAGCCGGGTGCCGGGCTGGTGTCCCCCGAAGGCAGCGTCGCCGCGCACCTGCAGCTCGCCGCGCGGTGCGGCGCCGAACTGCACCACGAGGAGAAGGTCTTCACCTGGAGCACCACGGCCGGCGGGGTGCGCGTCGGGACGTCGCACCACTACTACACGGCCGACCGCCTGGTGCTGTGCCCCGGCGCGTGGGCCGGCGAGCTGCTGCGCGGCTTCGGCATCGCCTTCACGGTCCGGCGGCAGGTGCAGTACTGGTTCGCGCCCTCGGGCGGGATCGAGCCGTTCCGGGAGCACCCCGTCTACCTCTGGGAAGGCGACGGCTACACGTTCTACGGCTTCCCGGCGCACAACGCGCCGGCGGACGGCGTCAAGGTCGCGTTCCACGGCGGCGGCCGGACGTGCACGCCCGACGGCATCGACCGGGCGGTGTCCGGCGACGAGGTCCACGAGATCGCGGCCGCGGTGAAGCGGCACCTGCCGACGCTGCCCGGCGCGTTCCTCCGGGCCGCGACCTGCATGTACACCGACACGGCGGACGAGAGCTTCGTGCTCGCCCCGCACCCGGCCGAGGAGCGGGTGGTGCTGGCGTGCGGGTTCTCCGGCCACGGCTTCAAGTTCGCCCCGGTGGTCGGGGAAATCCTCGCCGACCTGGTGGTGGACGGCACCACCGCGCACCCGATCGCGCAGTTCGACCCGGCCCGGTTACTGCCCTAG
- a CDS encoding dTMP kinase, translating into MTGVGRLVVIEGLDGAGKRTLTDGLTAALGAKGASVASLAFPRYGESVHADLVREALHRGHGDLADSVYGMAMLYALDRSGAADRIRELRDTHDVVLLDRYVASNAAYAAARLRQDAAGEVVKWVWELEVDRFGLPRPDAHLLLRVAPAVAAERAERRAETETGRERDAFETDDGLQRRCAAVYDELAASGWLAPWHVLDGVAGVDHEALAATLLGQ; encoded by the coding sequence GTGACCGGCGTGGGTCGACTGGTGGTCATCGAAGGGCTCGACGGCGCGGGCAAGCGGACGCTGACCGACGGGCTGACGGCGGCGCTGGGCGCCAAGGGCGCGAGCGTGGCGTCGCTGGCGTTCCCGCGCTACGGCGAGAGCGTGCACGCGGACCTCGTCCGCGAGGCCCTGCACCGCGGGCACGGTGACCTCGCCGACTCGGTGTACGGCATGGCGATGCTCTACGCGCTGGACCGCAGTGGCGCCGCGGACCGCATCCGCGAGCTGCGGGACACCCACGACGTCGTCCTGCTCGACCGGTACGTCGCCTCCAACGCCGCGTACGCGGCCGCGCGCCTGCGGCAGGACGCGGCCGGCGAAGTCGTGAAGTGGGTGTGGGAGCTCGAGGTCGACCGCTTCGGCCTGCCCCGCCCGGACGCGCACCTGCTGCTGCGCGTCGCCCCGGCGGTCGCGGCCGAGCGCGCCGAACGCCGCGCGGAGACCGAGACCGGCCGGGAGCGCGACGCCTTCGAAACCGACGACGGCCTGCAGCGGCGGTGCGCGGCCGTTTACGACGAGCTGGCCGCGTCGGGCTGGCTCGCGCCGTGGCACGTCCTGGACGGCGTCGCGGGCGTGGACCACGAAGCGCTGGCGGCGACCCTGCTAGGGCAGTAA
- a CDS encoding papain-like cysteine protease family protein codes for MLVKSSRVHAVLAVSLLLCLVAPVTAGAAPGVPSTYRTGIVLQLQQKNQWCWAGAGNTIAAYHGAVVSQTRFCQLAHGETGVDCANLPGTLADPQRAFARLGFSSPGRYLDRRISYADVRTQTAANQPVETRVGWNSGGGHVHVLYGYDTRGDWVFWGDPGPAKRYNWSTYGYYTQNSSFTWTHTLTGIAR; via the coding sequence GTGCTGGTGAAGTCGAGCCGGGTCCACGCCGTACTGGCCGTGAGCCTGCTGTTGTGCCTGGTCGCGCCGGTCACCGCCGGAGCCGCGCCCGGAGTGCCGTCGACCTACCGGACCGGGATCGTCCTGCAGCTCCAGCAGAAGAACCAGTGGTGCTGGGCCGGCGCGGGCAACACCATCGCCGCCTACCACGGCGCGGTCGTCAGCCAGACGCGGTTCTGCCAGCTGGCCCACGGTGAAACCGGCGTGGACTGCGCCAACCTCCCCGGCACCCTCGCCGACCCGCAGCGCGCGTTCGCCCGGCTCGGCTTCAGCTCGCCGGGCCGCTACCTCGACCGCCGCATCTCCTACGCCGACGTCCGGACGCAGACCGCCGCGAACCAGCCCGTCGAGACCCGGGTCGGCTGGAACTCGGGCGGCGGCCACGTGCACGTCCTCTACGGCTACGACACCCGCGGCGACTGGGTGTTCTGGGGCGACCCCGGCCCCGCCAAGCGCTACAACTGGTCGACCTACGGCTACTACACGCAGAATTCGTCCTTCACCTGGACGCACACGCTCACCGGGATCGCCCGATGA
- a CDS encoding YjdF family protein has protein sequence MHGVFTLYHDGRFWVGVYEIHEAGLVRAARHVFGTEPTNAELAAFAAGRDFARLADEARAAPPTPAAQRPTARLNAKRLAKLAKKAQEDEGIGTAAQRALRDAVTQRAAENKAARKRRAATEAARRRSLAKAKSRAKHRGH, from the coding sequence ATGCACGGGGTGTTCACGCTGTACCACGACGGCCGGTTCTGGGTCGGCGTCTACGAAATCCACGAAGCCGGCCTGGTCCGGGCGGCGCGCCACGTCTTCGGCACCGAGCCCACCAACGCCGAGCTGGCGGCGTTCGCGGCCGGCCGCGACTTCGCCCGCTTGGCCGACGAAGCCCGCGCGGCCCCGCCCACCCCCGCCGCGCAGCGGCCGACCGCCCGGCTCAACGCCAAGCGCCTCGCGAAGCTGGCGAAGAAGGCCCAAGAGGACGAGGGCATCGGCACGGCCGCCCAGCGCGCCCTGCGCGACGCGGTCACCCAGCGAGCGGCGGAGAACAAAGCGGCCCGCAAGCGCCGGGCGGCCACCGAGGCCGCCCGCCGTCGCTCCCTGGCGAAAGCCAAGTCCCGCGCCAAACACCGCGGCCACTAG
- a CDS encoding type II toxin-antitoxin system VapC family toxin — translation MVTVFYADTSAVVGAYLTDEADHAELRKLLIDGGHLVLTSELTRLECASAFTAAKRTGRIPDAREFLTQFDQDTRTVLGVIPLAPHRILPAARRLVTENYPVRTLDAIHIAVAMHDTAELTGGEPVTFVTRDERQADAAKANGFEVL, via the coding sequence ATGGTGACCGTCTTCTACGCCGACACGAGCGCCGTGGTCGGGGCCTACCTCACCGACGAGGCCGACCACGCCGAACTGCGGAAGCTCCTGATCGACGGTGGGCACCTCGTGCTCACCAGTGAGCTGACCCGGCTGGAGTGCGCCAGCGCCTTCACCGCGGCCAAGCGGACCGGGCGGATCCCGGACGCCCGCGAGTTCTTGACCCAGTTCGACCAGGACACGCGGACGGTGCTGGGAGTGATCCCGCTGGCACCGCATCGGATCTTGCCCGCAGCCCGGCGGCTGGTCACCGAGAACTACCCGGTGCGCACGCTCGACGCGATCCACATCGCGGTCGCGATGCACGACACCGCCGAACTCACCGGTGGTGAACCGGTCACCTTCGTCACCCGCGACGAGCGGCAGGCCGATGCCGCCAAGGCCAACGGGTTCGAGGTGTTGTGA
- a CDS encoding toxin-antitoxin system HicB family antitoxin has protein sequence MKQLITRIDDELHARLKALAEAEGRSMNDLVTEALRGVVAKTETAIERRNRLVAEGKLMTFEPEGEAPGHDELEERSRGWGTAVSEALDWTRGEW, from the coding sequence GTGAAACAGTTGATCACAAGGATCGACGACGAGCTGCACGCCCGGCTGAAGGCACTGGCCGAAGCCGAGGGGCGCAGCATGAACGATCTGGTCACGGAAGCGTTGAGGGGCGTAGTGGCAAAGACGGAAACCGCGATCGAGCGGAGAAACCGCCTGGTGGCGGAAGGCAAACTGATGACGTTCGAGCCGGAGGGCGAAGCGCCGGGACACGACGAGCTGGAAGAACGCTCGCGCGGCTGGGGCACGGCCGTCAGCGAGGCACTCGACTGGACCCGAGGTGAATGGTGA